CACCTCAGCCTCGCCGTCACTGTCAACTTGAATACATACCAGCTGGCCTCTCATAATTTCTATTTCTTCGGTATCTGAAAAACTGTTAGCGGAGAAAAAAACCAAGCCTACTACAAGTGCACCCAAAATTACTAAATGTCTCATAAAAAGACCCCCATTTAAAATTGCTAACACAATTCTAGACTACAAGAATTTAGATACACTATGAAAAAAAAAGTTTCTTTTGATTATTCTTTTAGATCTTAAGCTCTGGTAAAACCTCGTTGACAGAGTTTTTTAAAAAGTCCCTTTCATAAACATCTCTGTCTACGACCTCATCGTTCCATATAACTATATCAAGATCAATAGTCCTTGGGCCGTATTTATTTTTCTTTGGTACCCTTCCAAGGTTTTTCTCGAGATTTTGTAGCCACTGCTTTAGGCTCTTAGAGTCCATTTCCGTCTCTATCAGAAAAGCGCAGTTTAGAAAGTTGTCCTGCTCCAAATAACCGATCGGCTCGGTTTCAATTAATGAAGAGGATTTGAGTATATTAAATCTTCTGGCCAGTGCCCTTTTAGCATCTTGTATATTCTTATCCGGCTCAATGTTAGAACCCACCCCTATTACTACCTTGTTGATTTTCATTTTTACCTGCTTTGGATTTGTGTCACTGAGACCGAATCTGTAAATCTAAGTGCCCCAGGTTTGTCTACTCTCACGCTGGCTTTGTCCACTTTTTCATTTTCCATTACTATCTTCATAGCATCACCAGCTATTTTCTCAATCAAGTTAAACTCTTTCCCCTCTACCATATCGATTATCTTTTTGGTTATGGTCTTGTAGTCGATTGTGTCGTCAATAGAGTCAGTCTCAATTGCCTTTGTACCGTCAAATTCCATATCAATATTGATAATCACATCTTGCTTCTTTTCTTTCTCCCAATCGTATATTCCAACAATTGTCCTGAGTTTTAAATTCTCTATTTTTATTATCATGATTTCGTTCCTATACTAAGTGCTGCCCGCCGTCTACATAAAGATATTGACCGGTTATAAAATCATTATCCAATATATATTCCAGTGCTCCTATAATATAGCCCGGGTTACCCGGTTTTTTGAGAGGTGTGCTCTGGGCTATATTTTCCAAATATGAGATGTCCTCACCCGGTGGTGGAAGGATGGGGCCGGGGCATATCCCGTTTACCCTTATCTTGGGTCCAAGCTCTTTTGCCGCCATGAGAGTAAAATCTCTTAGAGCTTTCTTGGTTAAGTTATATGAAAAGTGCTTGGTTTCTATTTTATTAATTCTCATATCTAACATGTTTACTATTAACTCAGCGCTGTCATATTTGCTAAAATCCTGGGAGAGAAAAAACGGGGCCTTAAAATTAGTATTGAAATCTCGGTCAAATATTTCCTCTGTAACATTTGCAAATGAAAAATCTTCAAATAACGAAGCATTATTTACTAAAATTGAGCAGTTTGGAAAAACTTCAAACACACTTGGAACAAGAGTTCGTACTTGTGATATCTCTGAGAGGTCGGCTTGAAATACTTCGGCCCGGGCTCCTGTGCCTCTTATTATCTCTGCAGTTTCAAGGGCATCTTTGTCTGAATGGTTATAATGCACGGCAATATCATAACCCCTTTGCGCCAGACAAAGTGAGATTTCCTTTCCTATCCTCTTTCCCCCTCCTGTTATTAGCGCAGCTTTACTCATGGTTTCTCTTGAAAAAATATATCATATCATAACGAAGCCAGTTTAAGTCCCACAATTCCTACTATGATAAAGCCTATAAAGACATATCTTAATAAAGTGCTGGGCTCTCCTAAAAGCCATATCCCTAGAAAGAAGGTTCCAACAGCTCCAATACCAACCCAAACTGCATAGGCGGTTCCAACTGGTATTTCCCTTTGGGCTAGAAATAAGAAAAAGC
The sequence above is drawn from the Thermodesulfobacteriota bacterium genome and encodes:
- the folK gene encoding 2-amino-4-hydroxy-6-hydroxymethyldihydropteridine diphosphokinase, translating into MKINKVVIGVGSNIEPDKNIQDAKRALARRFNILKSSSLIETEPIGYLEQDNFLNCAFLIETEMDSKSLKQWLQNLEKNLGRVPKKNKYGPRTIDLDIVIWNDEVVDRDVYERDFLKNSVNEVLPELKI
- the folB gene encoding dihydroneopterin aldolase — translated: MIIKIENLKLRTIVGIYDWEKEKKQDVIINIDMEFDGTKAIETDSIDDTIDYKTITKKIIDMVEGKEFNLIEKIAGDAMKIVMENEKVDKASVRVDKPGALRFTDSVSVTQIQSR
- a CDS encoding SDR family oxidoreductase, which codes for MSKAALITGGGKRIGKEISLCLAQRGYDIAVHYNHSDKDALETAEIIRGTGARAEVFQADLSEISQVRTLVPSVFEVFPNCSILVNNASLFEDFSFANVTEEIFDRDFNTNFKAPFFLSQDFSKYDSAELIVNMLDMRINKIETKHFSYNLTKKALRDFTLMAAKELGPKIRVNGICPGPILPPPGEDISYLENIAQSTPLKKPGNPGYIIGALEYILDNDFITGQYLYVDGGQHLV
- a CDS encoding multidrug efflux SMR transporter gives rise to the protein MAWIYLLIAGVMEWGWPMGLKFAWSENGVNYGYAAFAVVSILLSGFFLFLAQREIPVGTAYAVWVGIGAVGTFFLGIWLLGEPSTLLRYVFIGFIIVGIVGLKLASL